In Paludibacter propionicigenes WB4, the genomic window AACCACTCGGAGTTATTATATAATCTAATCCTGCTGTTATAGCTGTTACAGCAGTTCCTGTGAATGATAAGGTGCCAATAAGTGCTGTGGCAGTTTCGTCCTTCACAAAACCAGTATATGCTACTGTGAAATTGTCAGCTACTTGACCATCATAAACCTTTGATTTATTGTCAGCTTTAACCGTCAATAATGCCCTCTTTACCGATAAAATCTGTTCTACTTGTGTTGCTGCAAAAGTAACATTATCACCCGTTTGTGTAGCAGTAATTTTTGTGTTACCGGCTTTGAGAATAGTTGCTTGATTGCCGGTAATACTAACCACGGTTGGATCCGCGGCCGTAAAAGTTATGGTCAATCCTTTATCAGTAGTTGCATTACCCAGTATAAAGTCGGCATCGCCGTAAGTTTTTGTATCTATTGCCGGATAAGTGATTGTTTGCGCGACCTTATTAATAGTTGTAAACTGCCATGTGTTTGAAGCAGCAGTAAATCCGGCAAAATTGTTGTCGTATTTGTCCTTTACAAATCCGGCACTCAATCCAACATTTAATAAAGTATTGACAGGAAGATTCTCGGTAAGTGTTACGCTAACCGTTTTTTTATCAGCTGATAATGTAAATAATGCTCTATCGGCAGTCATGGATAAATCGTACGATTTTACCAGTGATGCACCATTGTAAATACTTAAAATTCCCGTAGAGCCTAAACTCACTTCTTCGTCGAAAGTTAAGCTAAGCGTTGGCTGCAACGATATATCTGTTGAATTTGTAACGGGGCTGTAAGCTGTTACAACCGGAGCCACATTATCTACAACATTAATGGTGAATGTTTGATCGGTGTATCCGGCATCATTGGTTGCACGGAGAACCACATTGTGTGATCCTACATCCGATTTGGCAGGTGTGCCTTGTAAAATAAGGCCATTTTTTATACTGTATATATTATTAGAACCTAATTGTGAATATGTAATTGCACCTGTTTTGCTCATAGAGAGCCCCCAGACATCATCATTTGCATTTAGTGATACAGATTCATAAGAAGAAAAATCGGGTTTGTATTTTCTCAGACCGCCGCTTTCTAATGCTACATAGTAATTTCCTTGCTTATCTACTTTTATCGATGTTGGATCAGTTGGCAAACCTGAGAGTACTGTACTTAGCGTAGATGTGGATGTGTTGTATTTTAATATGCTTCTATTTTGATAGGTGGCAATGAATAAATTTTCATTTTGGTCAAAATCTAATCCAAAAACTCCACTTGATGGAATTCCATTTGCAGAGGTTAAAATAATCTCGCTGGCTTTTGTTGTTTCATTTACTCGGACGATTTCTCTTGAACTATAATCAGAGGCATATATCCAACCGCCATGATCTGTCAAAGCAAGTGCACCATGTGTTAATGAGGCGAAGTTCTCTTCAACAGCATCAGGATTATTCAAAGGAACTCGGGTTATAGAATTAACGGTTGACATGTATCGAGGAATATAAATATATCCATTCGCAATATGCAATTCGTAAACCGCACCTGAAATTAAACCGGATTTCCATACTGTGGTTGTGCCATCAGGGGTAATTTTGTATATTGTATTTAAAGTGGTGTTATCGTCATCGTAATATGTTATTGCGTAGATGTTTCCGTTGTTGTCTTCCGCCGCTCCGGTGATTAGAACTCCTGCCGGAATATTCCCAATTAATTTTGGTGTACCATTGCCTTGTTGTCCATTTATTGATAACCAAGCAGGTAGTGTTGGAGCAGTTATAGTAGCTTCGATACCTCCTTCAATTGTTGTATTTGCATTATAATTGTAGTCTTGGTTGTAATTAACCGTTGTGACTGGTGTACTGGTAAACGTAGGTGCACCAAAGTAGGTAAATTTATCGTTAATACTAATTGTACTCGTACCACTCTGGGTTGTAACCGTAATATCTACAGCTCCTGCAGTGCCTGATGGTGAAACTGCTGTTATCTGAGTGGTCGAATTAACTGAAAAGCTGGTGGCATTTGTACTGCCAAACTTAACAGCTGTAACACCTATTAAGTTGGTTCCGGTAATAGTAACCGTTGTTCCTCCTACTGTTGAGCCTGATGAGGGTGAAATGGCGGTAACGGTTGGTGATGCTGCTGTAGTAAAACTCACTTCCGTTCCATAACTTGTCCCGACTTCATTCGTAGCATAAGCTCTTACTTTGTAAGTAGTATTGGCCGTTAAACCGGTTATAGCTGCAGTAAATGCCCCGGTTGTAGAAATAGACCCTTTATCCACTTTACTATCGGATGTGGTGGGTGTACCTGTTGTATTCCAACAAACTCCATAGGATGTGGGGAACGGCACTCCCAAATCAGTGATATTTCCATTACCGGTGGCCGTAGTTGATCCTATATCACTTACAGCCTGTGTAGTTACTGTAGGTGCTATACTCAGCACATAAATATACTGCAAGAGATCTAATGTGGTATAACTGGTACCATTAAACCATATGAAAGTAAAAGTGGTATACGGTGAGCCATATTCATTTGCTGCCGGATTGAATTTCAATGTGCCTGCTACAAGATCGGCCTTCGCGATTTCCTGATTCAAGACAACTGCCTCGCCTGCATCAACAATATTATTGTTATTAGCATCCAAATACAGGGTTCCTTTGCTGGTTAATGTAGTTATTTTGATCTTTGCCAATAAATTCTTATCTACACTGGAGAAAATGAAATCGTTTAGTTCAAAAGTATATGTTTCGTTGGCATTGATGGTAGGTGCCGGAGGAACGGTTGGTATGGATAAAGCCATTGGTTGCCCTGAAAGACCACTAACAATATCTTGTGGCGAACTACCATCCAAATTGCATTTACGGATTTTTTTTGTGCCCATTTCGGCAAAATAGAGTTTCTCATCCACATTACTTACAGCCATCTGAAACGTCTTGTTGGAATTAGCAAAAACCAATGTAGGCGTTGTAGAACAAGTCATGTCAGTAGTCATTACCTTGCTTTCACTCCAATAAGCCAGATATAGTCTTTGACTTTTTTCGTCAATGGTTAACCCGGGAATAAAACTAGTTGTGGTCATAAGTGTTTCAACATTCGTTCCATCGAGGTTGCAACGCAGAATAATACTATTAGCAGTAGATGACTTGGACTCAGTCCAATAGAGTTTTTGTAGCGTTGTAGAGATAGTCAGATTGTAGGTGTAAAAATTTGAATTAGGTGAGGTTACAATAACCTCCATACCTGTTCCATCCAAATTACAACGCCTTATAATAACATTACCACTTCCATATTCGGAGAAGTACAATTTATTATTTATTAAATCAAGAGCCAGCCCTCCGATAGTCTTTGAACCTTCATATAGTTTTTGCAGGTTGGTGCCGTCTGTATTTGTTTTTTTTACAATTGATCCGTCACCATAATACAATATGCCTTTATAGAAATCGGTTTCCATATCGAAAATTTGACCAGAAAGTGTTACTGATCGTTTGACATCAGTGCCATCTAACTTAGCAGAACTAATGTTCTGGCTAGTAATACCCCAATAAATTCGATCCTGAGCTTTAACGGCTACTTGGAGGGTTATTAAGAAGATAAATAAAAGGGTAAAAGTTTTTCTCATATGTAATTGTTTTTTGTATTTTATATTCGT contains:
- a CDS encoding MBG domain-containing protein, coding for MRKTFTLLFIFLITLQVAVKAQDRIYWGITSQNISSAKLDGTDVKRSVTLSGQIFDMETDFYKGILYYGDGSIVKKTNTDGTNLQKLYEGSKTIGGLALDLINNKLYFSEYGSGNVIIRRCNLDGTGMEVIVTSPNSNFYTYNLTISTTLQKLYWTESKSSTANSIILRCNLDGTNVETLMTTTSFIPGLTIDEKSQRLYLAYWSESKVMTTDMTCSTTPTLVFANSNKTFQMAVSNVDEKLYFAEMGTKKIRKCNLDGSSPQDIVSGLSGQPMALSIPTVPPAPTINANETYTFELNDFIFSSVDKNLLAKIKITTLTSKGTLYLDANNNNIVDAGEAVVLNQEIAKADLVAGTLKFNPAANEYGSPYTTFTFIWFNGTSYTTLDLLQYIYVLSIAPTVTTQAVSDIGSTTATGNGNITDLGVPFPTSYGVCWNTTGTPTTSDSKVDKGSISTTGAFTAAITGLTANTTYKVRAYATNEVGTSYGTEVSFTTAASPTVTAISPSSGSTVGGTTVTITGTNLIGVTAVKFGSTNATSFSVNSTTQITAVSPSGTAGAVDITVTTQSGTSTISINDKFTYFGAPTFTSTPVTTVNYNQDYNYNANTTIEGGIEATITAPTLPAWLSINGQQGNGTPKLIGNIPAGVLITGAAEDNNGNIYAITYYDDDNTTLNTIYKITPDGTTTVWKSGLISGAVYELHIANGYIYIPRYMSTVNSITRVPLNNPDAVEENFASLTHGALALTDHGGWIYASDYSSREIVRVNETTKASEIILTSANGIPSSGVFGLDFDQNENLFIATYQNRSILKYNTSTSTLSTVLSGLPTDPTSIKVDKQGNYYVALESGGLRKYKPDFSSYESVSLNANDDVWGLSMSKTGAITYSQLGSNNIYSIKNGLILQGTPAKSDVGSHNVVLRATNDAGYTDQTFTINVVDNVAPVVTAYSPVTNSTDISLQPTLSLTFDEEVSLGSTGILSIYNGASLVKSYDLSMTADRALFTLSADKKTVSVTLTENLPVNTLLNVGLSAGFVKDKYDNNFAGFTAASNTWQFTTINKVAQTITYPAIDTKTYGDADFILGNATTDKGLTITFTAADPTVVSITGNQATILKAGNTKITATQTGDNVTFAATQVEQILSVKRALLTVKADNKSKVYDGQVADNFTVAYTGFVKDETATALIGTLSFTGTAVTAITAGLDYIITPSGYSSDNYTITYENGKLDISKRPITITADAKSKTYGDADPALTAQISSGTIVTGDVASGSLVRTTGETAADYAIDLGTYTYGSNYTETFVPANLTIGKRAITLTAVADTKTYDGTTVSTAIPTVGTLATGDAINVAPTQTFDNAAVGTTHVLTASGLTIKNGNTDVTSNYDISYVPANGNITAKALTMSDPTVTLSKVYDGNTVAAVTAGTLSGVVTTDEGNVTVTAVGNYDNATIGTNKMITVVYTLGGSAAGNYSAPANYLGTGAEILSGNITLEPLSNPTPNPDPNSTGLILSYNVVAGGPTQYQITFEASALAVGIQNVSYTALVTTGTDGSISITVPKGTKPGKYKGTLHMRNDFGVESPAYDFVLTVNIPTEYIAVKYNRVLVLDNSTRIFSAYQWFKDGVAIEGATKQFYRDPKGLVGTYTVQATDINGEILYSYPKVLNIPLALKVTAYPTMVRPSQTCTVEITDEAMELDMAGAELSVYSAKGIRVYHSTKVENLNTIKLPTMDGVYSGCLTTADGQSFSFKVIVTN